A genome region from Ctenopharyngodon idella isolate HZGC_01 chromosome 5, HZGC01, whole genome shotgun sequence includes the following:
- the slc1a3a gene encoding solute carrier family 1 member 3a yields MTQSNGETRLQRSRVQQLRDGITERSLRARTSMQNITTNDVKGFFIRNAFVILTVVAVIIGTILGFGLRPYKMSYREVKYFSFPGELLMRMLQMMVLPLLVSSLITGMAALDSRASGKMGMRAVVYYTTTTIIAVIIGIVMVLIIHPGKGSRDEFKKQEKIEQVSPADAFLDLIRNMFPPNLVQACTQQFKTQYAKRVVTVKILVNDTLFSLNNGSQELKREEMVPVLGTVNGVNALGLVFFSMCFGLIIGNMKEQGQPLRDFFDCLNEAIMRLVAIIMWYAPLGILFLIAGKIVEMDDISEMGTQLGMYTITVTIGLLIHAVIVLPFLYFIVTRKNPFVFIAGLLQALFTALGTSSSSATLPITFKCLEENNHVDKRITRFVLPVGATINMDGTALYEALAAIFIAQVNNMEMNFGEILTISITATAASIGAAGIPQAGLVTMVIVLTSVGLPTDDISLIVAVDWLLDRLRTTTNVLGDSIGAGIVEHLSRHELHSTDAEIGNSVVEENETKKSYQLISQESECDNAKNPDGETQM; encoded by the exons ATGACTCAGAGTAACGGGGAGACGCGTCTGCAGCGCAGCAGAGTGCAGCAGCTGCGGGACGGCATCACTGAGCGCTCGCTGCGGGCCCGCACCTCCATGCAGAACATTACCACTAATGACGTCAAAGGCTTCTTCATTCGGAATGCTTTCGTCATCCTCACAGTCGTGGCCGTCATCATTG GTACAATTTTGGGATTCGGACTGCGGCCGTATAAAATGTCATATCGAGAAGTTAAGTACTTCTCTTTTCCCGGAGAGCTGCTGATGAGAATGCTGCAGATGATGGTGCTCCCCCTGCTGGTGTCCAGTTTAATTACAG GTATGGCCGCTCTGGACAGCCGAGCATCAGGGAAGATGGGTATGAGAGCTGTAGTTTACTACACCACCACCACTATCATCGCTGTAATCATTGGGATCGTCATGGTGCTCATCATCCACCCTGGAAAAGGATCTAGAGACGAATTCAAAAAACAGGAGAAAATAGAACAAGTCAGTCCAGCAGATGCCTTCCTCGATCTCATCAG aAACATGTTTCCTCCTAATTTAGTGCAAGCTTGTACGCAACAG TTTAAAACACAGTATGCTAAGCGAGTGGTCACAGTTAAAATTCTGGTGAACGACACATTGTTCAGTTTGAATAACGGGTCGCAGGAACTCAAACGTGAAGAGATGGTACCAGTGCTGGGAACAGTTAATGGAGTCAATGCACTCGGACTCGTGTTCTTCTCCATGTGCTTTGGCCTCATCATTGGAAACATGAAGGAGCAGGGCCAACCGCTACGGGATTTCTTTGACTGTCTGAATGAGGCCATCATGAGGCTAGTTGCAATTATCATGTG GTACGCTCCACTGGGCATATTGTTCCTGATTGCTGGAAAAATAGTTGAGATGGATGATATATCAGAAATGGGAACCCAGTTGGGAATGTACACCATCACAGTCACCATTGGCCTACTGATACATGCAGTCATCGTACTGCCCTTCCTCTACTTCATTGTGACGCGTAAAAATCCTTTTGTGTTCATCGCTGGACTTCTGCAAGCCCTTTTCACTGCTCTTGGTACCTCTTCCAG CTCTGCCACTCTGCCCATCACCTTTAAGTGTCTAGAGGAAAATAACCACGTGGATAAACGAATAACCCGTTTTGTGCTGCCCGTGGGAGCCACCATAAACATGGATGGCACAGCTCTGTACGAGGCTCTGGCTGCCATCTTCATCGCACAGGTCAATAACATGGAGATGAACTTTGGAGAGATCCTAACCATCAG catcACAGCAACAGCAGCCAGTATTGGCGCAGCTGGAATCCCTCAGGCCGGCCTGGTTACCATGGTGATAGTGTTGACTTCCGTGGGTCTGCCCACTGATGACATCAGTCTAATTGTCGCTGTTGACTGGTTGCT AGATCGGCTGCGCACCACCACAAATGTTTTGGGCGACTCTATTGGTGCTGGCATAGTGGAGCACCTGTCCCGTCACGAGCTGCACTCTACCGATGCCGAGATCGGAAACTCCGTGGTGGAGGAGAATGAGACCAAGAAATCATATCAGCTCATCTCTCAGGAGAGCGAGTGTGACAATGCCAAGAACCCTGATGGCGAGACCCAAATGTAA